The genomic interval ATAAAAAGGGGAGCATTTTATATTTCTAGATTGTAAATAGTATATGAATTTAATAAGTAAAACACTTTAGAACGACATGCAAGAAAACATATATACACAACTCAAACGTAATACATTGTATTGCGTTTTTTGTTTATGTGTAGTACAATGTAATACAAAGGGGTTGATTGTATGTCTATATCCATTAGAATGAACGATATAGAATTAGAACTTATAAAAAAATATGCTGAACTTAATGGATCAACGGTTTCAGAAGTTATGCGAAAAGCAATCTTAGAAAAAATCGAAGACGAGTTCGATATTTTTCTATACGAAAAAGCGTATAAAGCATATGAACAAAATTCTAGAACATACACCATAGAAGAAGCGAAGTCTTTACTAGGTATCAAATGATGTATCGGGTTGAGTTAAGTGAAAATGCTCTAAAGACCTTTAAAAAAATGGACAAGCAAATAGCAACGATGATTTTTGCATGGATATCTAAAAATTTGGAAGGTTGTAAAAATCCAAGAATTCATGGAAAAGGGTTGGCTGCTGACAAAAAAGGTATCTGGAGATACAGAGTTGGAGACTATAGACTACTTGCTCATATTTTTGATGATCGATTAATCATATTGGTCGTTGATGCAGGTCATCGGAGAGACATTTATAAGTAAATTAGACAGTTTAACTAAGAATAAATTAAAAAATCGGGAAAATTCGTGAACCAGTACGGGTCACCATAACTAGCCGAATAGTCATTCTCACCCGTGAGAGTGGCTTTTTTTGTCCTTTAGATCCAATAAAATGAGTATAATTAAGTACGCGGTAAACGTCAAATAACTACACCCTAAGATTAAAAGAACGCAAAGCAGTTTGCACTGTTGGGCGTTTTCGTCACTGTTAGTCCATTCCCGCCATGTCGGCGATTGGAGCGTTTTTAGTCATTTTGTAGTGTTTTTGGTATACTTTTGCTGTAGGGTAATAACTCGTCTATGGATTTATGGTTCAGATGATCTAAGACATATTCTAGGTATTTTGACACTTGTAAGTTATTGATTTTCGCTGTCTGTATAATCGAGAATAATACGGTTGTGTATCTTGCAAGGAAGCATTCATTTTTACCCATACCAACCTCTATTTTGCAAGAAAATACACTCCTTCGCGCGCGTTACTAGGTCAAAGATGGGGTGAATACTTGTGTTTATTGCAAAGAAGAATCGCGAAATTACGAAAAATTATGCAAATGAATGCGCTTCCATTGTTCATATGGGTTTGATAAACTGTAATTGACAAGTGTGTAGATAGGGTTTATCTGCATGCTTAGAAATAGGAAAAAGGAGAAAAGTATGAAAAAACTATTGGTCGCAGTATTGGCAATTGGTTTTGTATTCTCTATGTTTGCCTGCAAACCTAAGGGGCAAAGTGAGGTAGAAAAGATTATTGCTGAAGCAGAAAAGATGACTTTAGTTGAATTAATGGCTAAAGCATATGAAGAATCAAATGGTAAAACACTTGAGGGGATTGGTAACTCTAGCCGTGGTAAAACAGCTGGTGAAGCATTCGTCTTAGCGATGAAGGCAGCTTATCCAAATTATACAGGTACTATTAGCTGGCAACAACCTAAGGAAAACTCAATTTTCCAAATGCTAACCAGTGACTCTAAGAGCCCAAACCCAGTATTCTCCATGACTTTGATTCAGGATGGCAGCCAAATTCAAAGTAAAATGGTTGAAACTGGAGTTCTAAAGAACTTTATACCAAAAGAATGGCGTGAATCTGCGGGTGTAAACGTTGAAAAAGATGGATCACCATTAACATTACAAACACTTAATAAAGTATTCATGTATAACAACTTAGGCGACAAAGTTATCAATAACGTTTGGGACTTCGTTAAACAAGGAGAAAGACCATTATTCATGGGATTGGAATCAGAACCAGTTGGGTTCAACTTCTTATTAATGCTTACTAAAG from Paracholeplasma morum carries:
- the relB gene encoding type II toxin-antitoxin system RelB family antitoxin; protein product: MSISIRMNDIELELIKKYAELNGSTVSEVMRKAILEKIEDEFDIFLYEKAYKAYEQNSRTYTIEEAKSLLGIK
- a CDS encoding type II toxin-antitoxin system RelE family toxin, with protein sequence MMYRVELSENALKTFKKMDKQIATMIFAWISKNLEGCKNPRIHGKGLAADKKGIWRYRVGDYRLLAHIFDDRLIILVVDAGHRRDIYK
- a CDS encoding transposase domain-containing protein yields the protein MGKNECFLARYTTVLFSIIQTAKINNLQVSKYLEYVLDHLNHKSIDELLPYSKSIPKTLQND